The following coding sequences are from one Clarias gariepinus isolate MV-2021 ecotype Netherlands chromosome 19, CGAR_prim_01v2, whole genome shotgun sequence window:
- the poglut3 gene encoding protein O-glucosyltransferase 3 isoform X2 codes for MLQRNCLKTLHRDHNVFFIVYIAAVSISHGTPGLCEKEKNKISPERCIVWGAGLDPELVVPVRYFYIQAVNQDGENITVSPGSDSFQVSVSALSVQERVRVHVPAPLDRSDGSFLVRFRLYSSAVNGLKVEVLHKHTHVAQSPYTLTGAVYHEDCDCPFEDAEAWLSVLKCPSAEPQIQQDFSAFPSIELQRVRQEVPSRFSDRGVIHYAIIDNQLHRRALGRYTDFKMFSDEMLLSLTRKVRVPDVEFFVNVGDWPLETRGVSDAPGPVPIVSWCGSRETRDIILPTYDITHSTLETMRGVSNDLLSIQGNTGPVWRNKTERAFFRGRDSREERLNLVSMSKRNPELLDAGITAFFFFREREKDLGKAPLVGFFDFFKYKYQVNVDGTVAAYRFPYLMLGNSVVMKQDSSYYEHFYAHLRPGRHYLQLKRDLSDLIEKIQWAKSYADRQVGDPAVHPDMERVRQPSDPSAACDCRRGTRGRPGDEL; via the exons ATGCTGCAGAGaaactgtttaaaaactttACACCGTGATCACAATGTGTTCTTTATAGTTTATATCGCTGCAGTATCGATCAGCCATGGAACACCAGGGCTCtgtgagaaagaaaagaataaaataagtcCGGAGAGATGTATAGTTTGGGGAGCGGGTCTGGACCCGGAGCTGGTGGTTCCGGTCCGATATTTCTACATTCAGGCGGTGAATCAAGACGGAGAGAACATCACCGTGTCCCCGg GTTCAGACTCCTTCCAGGTGAGCGTGAGCGCTCTCTCGGTCCAGGAGCGAGTCCGTGTCCATGTTCCCGCCCCTCTGGACCGGAGTGACGGTTCCTTCCTGGTGAGATTCCGTCTTTACTCGAGCGCAGTAAATGGTCTGAAGGTGGAGGTgcttcataaacacacacatgtggctCAGTCTCCGTACACACTGACAG GAGCGGTGTATCACGAGGACTGCGATTGTCCCTTTGAGGACGCGGAGGCGTGGCTAAGCGTGCTGAAGTGTCCGAGTGCAGAGCCTCAGATCCAACAGGATTTCAGTGCGTTTCCCTCCATCGAGCTGCAGCGTGTGAGACAGGAAGTGCCCTCGCGCTTCTCTGACCGCGGCGTCATCCACTACGCCATCATCGACAACCAGCTGCACCGCCGCGCGCTCGGGAGGTACACCGACTTCAAGATGTTCTCGGACGAGATGCTGCTCTCACTCACGCGCAAA GTCCGTGTGCCTGACGTCGAGTTCTTCGTTAACGTTGGGGACTGGCCGTTAGAGACGCGCGGGGTTTCAGACGCTCCCGGGCCGGTTCCCATCGTCTCGTGGTGCGGGTCGAGGGAAACACGTGACATCATCCTGCCCACCTATGACATCACACATTCCACTTTAGAGACGATGAGGGGCGTGTCCAACGACCTGCTGTCTATACAGGGaaatacag GTCCAGTGTGGAGGAATAAAACGGAGCGAGCGTTTTTCCGAGGCAGAGACAGTCGCGAGGAGCGATTAAACCTCGTGTCCATGTCCAAGAGAAACCCCGAGCTGCTGGACGCCGGGATCAcggctttcttcttcttccgcgAACGAGAGAAAGATCTCGGCAAAGCACCTCTGGTCGGCTTCTTCGACTTCTTTAAG tataAGTACCAGGTGAACGTGGATGGGACCGTCGCTGCGTACAGGTTCCCCTACCTGATGCTGGGGAACAGTGTGGTGATGAAGCAGGACTCCTCATATTACGAACACTTCTACGCACACCTCAGGCCCGGGCGCCATTACTTACAGCTCAAGAGAGATCTGTCTGATCTGATTGAGAAAATCCAATGGGCAAAG TCGTACGCAGATCGACAGGTGGGAGACCCTGCTGTTCATCCTGACatggagagagtgagacagccGTCTGACCCCAGCGCAGCGTGCGACTGTCGCAGGGGGACACGGGGACGACCGGGTGACGAGCTCTGA
- the poglut3 gene encoding protein O-glucosyltransferase 3 isoform X1, which yields MKTRKCITTVTMLQRNCLKTLHRDHNVFFIVYIAAVSISHGTPGLCEKEKNKISPERCIVWGAGLDPELVVPVRYFYIQAVNQDGENITVSPGSDSFQVSVSALSVQERVRVHVPAPLDRSDGSFLVRFRLYSSAVNGLKVEVLHKHTHVAQSPYTLTGAVYHEDCDCPFEDAEAWLSVLKCPSAEPQIQQDFSAFPSIELQRVRQEVPSRFSDRGVIHYAIIDNQLHRRALGRYTDFKMFSDEMLLSLTRKVRVPDVEFFVNVGDWPLETRGVSDAPGPVPIVSWCGSRETRDIILPTYDITHSTLETMRGVSNDLLSIQGNTGPVWRNKTERAFFRGRDSREERLNLVSMSKRNPELLDAGITAFFFFREREKDLGKAPLVGFFDFFKYKYQVNVDGTVAAYRFPYLMLGNSVVMKQDSSYYEHFYAHLRPGRHYLQLKRDLSDLIEKIQWAKENDGEVEAIARAGQALVRDLLQPHRLYCYYYMVLKSYADRQVGDPAVHPDMERVRQPSDPSAACDCRRGTRGRPGDEL from the exons ATGAAAACCCGGAAGTGCATCACAACAGTAACGATGCTGCAGAGaaactgtttaaaaactttACACCGTGATCACAATGTGTTCTTTATAGTTTATATCGCTGCAGTATCGATCAGCCATGGAACACCAGGGCTCtgtgagaaagaaaagaataaaataagtcCGGAGAGATGTATAGTTTGGGGAGCGGGTCTGGACCCGGAGCTGGTGGTTCCGGTCCGATATTTCTACATTCAGGCGGTGAATCAAGACGGAGAGAACATCACCGTGTCCCCGg GTTCAGACTCCTTCCAGGTGAGCGTGAGCGCTCTCTCGGTCCAGGAGCGAGTCCGTGTCCATGTTCCCGCCCCTCTGGACCGGAGTGACGGTTCCTTCCTGGTGAGATTCCGTCTTTACTCGAGCGCAGTAAATGGTCTGAAGGTGGAGGTgcttcataaacacacacatgtggctCAGTCTCCGTACACACTGACAG GAGCGGTGTATCACGAGGACTGCGATTGTCCCTTTGAGGACGCGGAGGCGTGGCTAAGCGTGCTGAAGTGTCCGAGTGCAGAGCCTCAGATCCAACAGGATTTCAGTGCGTTTCCCTCCATCGAGCTGCAGCGTGTGAGACAGGAAGTGCCCTCGCGCTTCTCTGACCGCGGCGTCATCCACTACGCCATCATCGACAACCAGCTGCACCGCCGCGCGCTCGGGAGGTACACCGACTTCAAGATGTTCTCGGACGAGATGCTGCTCTCACTCACGCGCAAA GTCCGTGTGCCTGACGTCGAGTTCTTCGTTAACGTTGGGGACTGGCCGTTAGAGACGCGCGGGGTTTCAGACGCTCCCGGGCCGGTTCCCATCGTCTCGTGGTGCGGGTCGAGGGAAACACGTGACATCATCCTGCCCACCTATGACATCACACATTCCACTTTAGAGACGATGAGGGGCGTGTCCAACGACCTGCTGTCTATACAGGGaaatacag GTCCAGTGTGGAGGAATAAAACGGAGCGAGCGTTTTTCCGAGGCAGAGACAGTCGCGAGGAGCGATTAAACCTCGTGTCCATGTCCAAGAGAAACCCCGAGCTGCTGGACGCCGGGATCAcggctttcttcttcttccgcgAACGAGAGAAAGATCTCGGCAAAGCACCTCTGGTCGGCTTCTTCGACTTCTTTAAG tataAGTACCAGGTGAACGTGGATGGGACCGTCGCTGCGTACAGGTTCCCCTACCTGATGCTGGGGAACAGTGTGGTGATGAAGCAGGACTCCTCATATTACGAACACTTCTACGCACACCTCAGGCCCGGGCGCCATTACTTACAGCTCAAGAGAGATCTGTCTGATCTGATTGAGAAAATCCAATGGGCAAAG gaGAATGATGGTGAAGTAGAGGCCATAGCGAGGGCGGGGCAGGCGCTGGTCAGAGACCTGCTGCAGCCTCACAGACTCTACTGTTACTACTACATGGTGCTGAAG TCGTACGCAGATCGACAGGTGGGAGACCCTGCTGTTCATCCTGACatggagagagtgagacagccGTCTGACCCCAGCGCAGCGTGCGACTGTCGCAGGGGGACACGGGGACGACCGGGTGACGAGCTCTGA
- the tmprss15 gene encoding enteropeptidase, translating into MCRKMRKTTPCSPVEVLLSTVTLVLFVVCVGLAVVSWLALQTGNEAPAGSSNSSFSGTLTISEGASFTEELRNRSSVQFKALAFDTELLVTEAYALGSLGAKLRSCRVTAFSPGSVIAHFTVMFGDVVEVTVVQEQLISGLQNIPDATLVINSSSVQVTDISTTQTPPTTTPTTVECPIGQILCRDKLTCVLKNLFCDGEPNCPDASDESHSTCVTMCDRQFLLQRPSGFFHSSNFPLDYASNTVCRWIIRVNKGLSIRIDFEVFDTEKDIDILYLYEGIGAAKTLAYSLSGSSPGVVWIFSHEATVVFLSDMIINRQGFIATYQAENLTLLSNEEKINCSFEEGFCFWRHDADDEGDWMRKSGSSSPPGFGPSFDHTFANQSGYYIITPVSPGSWDKMFRLRSLPLAPASEPTCLRFWYYMFGEDFLSLRVISQRDSNITVLFQKEGNYGNSWTYGQITINDGTNQMIVFEAIKRGGVTNSVALDDLSMTSGPCGPAPPDPTLLPPTPADCGGPLDLYESNSTFSSPNYPLSYGHGASCLWILHANPGQNIQLHFQDFSLEAVYDVVEVRDGVDPNSTLLNVLTGAERKFPDLYSTSSEMMVMFFSDASGNNRGFLANFSTGFNLGQSEPCRAGEYRCRSGVCVSDTSVCDGVSDCPDASDEAQCVHLTPADSPRLKVEIQSRLYTACSSDWSSNFSLYYCRYLGYRSGNASFVSVVAEDAPFVVVTQAADGAVDVKPSETCRSNEAVSLHCNNQPCGKRKVVINTESRVETEEGTSEGVDGRIVGGEDAVKGAWPWIASLRFTGRHICGAAIIDSQWLVTAAHCVYGRNIHLSNWNVVLGLHAQYESNTSDRQHHNVDQIIMNQNYNKRTKDSDIALMHLQDKITFTDYIQPICLPGPNQQFETERKCFIAGWGRLTEGGNTADVLQQAVVPLINNSVCQERLPEYKITEQMVCAGYPEGGIDSCQGDSGGPLMCEEEDASWVLAGVTSFGRGCARPGRPGVYALVPKFTDWILETRRLYTE; encoded by the exons ATGTGCAGGAAGATGAGAAAGACGACACCATGTTCCCCTGTGGAGGTTCTGCTGAGCACCGTGACCCTCGTCCTGTTTGTGGTGTGTGTCGGGCTCGCCGTCGTCTCCTGGTTAGCGCTACAGACAG GTAACGAAGCTCCAGCGGGGAGCAGCAACTCGTCGTTCAGTGGAACTCTGACCATCTCGGAGGGAGCGAGTTTCACTGAGGAGCTCAGGAACAGGAGCAGTGTGCAGTTTAAAGCTCTGGCCTTTGACACCGAGCTTCTG GTTACGGAGGCGTACGCACTCGGCTCATTAGGAGCGAAGTTAAGGAGCTGCAGAGTGACGGCCTTCAG tccAGGCAGTGTGATTGCTCACTTCACAGTGATGTTCGGGGACGTTGTGGAAGTAACAGTGGTGCAGGAACAGTTAATCTCAGGGTTACAGAATATTCCAGACGCAACGCTCGTCATAAACAGCAGCAGCGTTCAGGTCACAG ACATTTCCACTACACAGACTCCACCTACAACCACACCTACAA cagtagaATGTCCTATTGGGCAGATATTGTGCAGAGACAAGTTGacgtgtgttttaaaaaaccttttctGTGACGGAGAACCGAACTGTCCTGACGCCTCTGATGAGTCTCACAGCACTTGTG TGACGATGTGTGATAGACAGTTCCTCCTGCAGCGGCCGAGTGGATTTTTCCACAGCAGTAATTTTCCTCTGGATTATGCCAGTAATACAGTCTGTCGCTGGATCATAcg AGTTAATAAAGGCCTGAGCATAAGGATCGACTTTGAAGTGTTTGATACAGAAAAAGATATCGATATTCTGTATCTGTACGAGGGGATTGGAGCTGCCAAAACACTGGCGT ACTCGCTGTCCGGTTCGTCTCCTGGAGTCGTTTGGATTTTTTCCCATGAGGCCACAGTGGTGTTCCTGTCTGATATGATCATCAACCGGCAAGGATTTATCGCCACATACCAAGCGGAGAACCTCACACTCCTCAGCA ATGAGGAGAAGATTAACTGCTCGTTTGAGGAGGGATTCTGTTTCTGGAGACACGACGCTGATGATGAAGGAGACTGGATGAGGAAGAGCGGATCTTCTTCCCCTCCTGGGTTCGGGCCGAGCTTCGACCACACGTTCGCGAACCAGTCCG GCTACTACATCATCACTCCAGTGAGTCCAGGGAGCTGGGATAAGATGTTCCGTCTCCGCAGCCTCCCGTTGGCTCCTGCATCAGAACCCACGTGTTTGAGGTTCTG GTATTACATGTTTGGTGAGGATTTCCTGAGTCTGAGGGTGATCTCACAACGAGACTCGAACATCACAGTTCTGTTCCAGAAAGAGGGAAACTACGGGAACAGCTGGACCTACGGACAAATCACCATAAACGACGGGACCAATCAGATG ATTGTATTTGAAGCGATAAAGAGAGGCGGTGTGACAAACAGCGTCGCACTGGATGACCTCAGCATGACCTCTGGGCCGTGTGGACCAGCTCCCCCTGACCCGACTCTCCTCCCTCCGACGCCGG CGGATTGTGGAGGTCCTTTGGATCTTTATGAATCAAACTCGACCTTCAGCTCACCAAATTATCCTCTCAGCTACGGACACGGTGCATCAT gtTTGTGGATTTTACATGCTAATCCAGGGCAAAATATCCAGCTGCATTTCCAAGACTTTTCACTAGAGGCAGTGTATGACGTGGTGGAGGTTCGGGACGGAGTTGATCCGAATTCCACTTTACTGA ATGTGTTAACAGGGGCTGAGCGTAAGTTTCCTGACCTTTACTCCACCAGCTCTGAGATGATGGTGATGTTCTTCTCTGATGCTTCTGGAAACAATCGCGGATTTCTGGCTAATTTTAGCACAGGCTTTAACCTCGGACAATCAG AGCCGTGTAGGGCAGGTGAGTATCGCTGCAGAtccggagtgtgtgtgtctgatacCAGTGTGTGTGACGGTGTTAGTGACTGCCCCGATGCTTCAGACGAGGCACAGTGTG TGCACTTAACCCCAGCGGATTCTCCTCGTCTGAAGGTTGAGATTCAGAGCCGCCTCTACACGGCCTGTTCCTCCGACTGGAGCTCCAACTTCTCCCTGTACTACTGCAGATATTTAGGCTACAG ATCAGGTAACGCTTCGTTCGTGTCTGTTGTGGCTGAAGACGCACCGTTTGTCGTCGTGACTCAGGCTGCTGACGGCGCAGTGGATGTGAAACCCAG TGAAACGTGTCGGAGTAACGAGGCCGTATCGCTCCACTGCAATAACCAAC CGTGTGGGAAGCGGAAGGTTGTaataaacacagagtccagGGTGGAAACGGAGGAGGGAACGAGTGAAGGTGTGGACGGGAGGATCGTGGGAGGAGAGGATGCGgtgaagggggcgtggccatGGATCGCCTCACTACGCTTTACAGGACGACACATCTGCGGAGCCGCGATAATCGACTCGCAGTGGCTGGTTACGGCCGCGCACTGCGTTTACGG AAGGAACATTCACCTCTCCAACTGGAACGTGGTTTTGGGTCTTCATGCTCAGTACGAATCCAACACGTCAGACAGACAACATCATAACGTGGATCAGATCATCATGAACCAAAACTACAACAAAAGAACCAAAGACTCAGATATCGCACTTATGCACTTACAGGACAAAATCACCTTCACAG ACTACATCCAGCCGATCTGCCTGCCGGGTCCAAATCAGCAGtttgagacagaaagaaagtgtTTCATCGCAGGCTGGGGGAGATTAACTGAAGGAG gtAATACTGCTGATGTATTACAGCAGGCTGTGGTGCCCCTGATCAATAACAGTGTGTGTCAGGAGAGGCTTCCTGAGTACAAAATAACTGAACAGATGGTGTGTGCGGGATACCCTGAGGGTGGAATTGACAGCTgtcag GGTGACTCCGGAGGCCCATTGATGTGTGAGGAGGAGGATGCGTCCTGGGTTTTGGCGGGTGTGACATCGTTTGGCAGGGGCTGTGCTCGACCTGGACGTCCAGGAGTTTATGCACTGGTTCCCAAGTTCACGGACTGGATACTGGAAACTCGCCGGCTATATACAGAGTGA